Below is a genomic region from Actinoallomurus bryophytorum.
ATGCGCGCCCCCGAGGACGGCGGCGGCCGGGTTGGGATCGTCATGAACGGCTCGCCGCTCTTCAACGGGGCCGCCGAGTCCGGCCCGTCCAACATCCGCAAGTGGCTGGTGGAGAACGACCTGGTCGAGGCGATCGTCGCGCTGCCGACCAACATGTTCTTCAACACCGGCATCGCCACCTACATCTGGATCCTCGACAACACCAAGCACCCCGACCGCAAGGGCCTGGTCCAGCTCATCGACGGCACCTCGTTCTGGACCAAGATGCGCAAGAACCTCGGCAACAAGAACCGCGAACTCAGCGACACCGACCGCGCCAAAGTTCTCCGCCTGTACGCCGACTTCACCGACGCCGACCCCGACTACTCCAAAGTGCTGCGCAACGACGAGTTCGGCTACTGGACCATCACCATCGAACGCCCTCTGCTGGACGAGGACGGAAAGCCCGTCGTCGACCGCAAGGGGAAGCCGAAGCCTGACTCCAAGAAGCGCGACACTGAGAACGTGCCCTTCACCTACGGCGGCTCGACCGCCGGACCTGCGGGCAAGGCCGAGGTGATCCAGACATACTTTGGCACAGAGGTGAAGCCACACGTTCCCGACGCCTGGATCGACTGGGCAAAGATCAAGACCGGCTGCGAGATCCCCTTCACTCGTTACTTCTACGAGTACATTCCACCTCGCCCTCTCGCAGAGATCGACGCTGACCTGGAGAAGCAGGTCGCCAAGATCCTTGACCTGCTGCGGGAGGTCGAGCAGTGACCGGGCCACTGTGGACGAGATTGCCGGACGGTTGGCTGACTGGCCAGGTCAGGAATGTCGCGACGGTTACGCTCGGCAAGATGCTCCAGAGCAAGGACAGCGGCAGTGACATGCCCACGCCATACATGCGCGCAGCCAACGTGCAACCCAATGGCGTGCTTGCCCTCGACGACGTGAACGAGATGTGGTTCAGCGAAGCTGAACTGGAGCAGTTGAGCATTCGGGCGGGCGATGTCGTCGTTGTCGAAGGCGGGCAAGGCGGATTCGGCCGTGCTGCCTACGTCGAAAACGACCTTCCGGGCTGGGGTTTCCAGAATTCAATCAACCGACTCCGCCCCATCGGCGACTTCGATGGACGCTTCATCGCGTTCTACCTCATCGCGCTGCGGGCAAGCGGCTACATCCGCGCCTACTGCAACGTCGTGTCGATGCCACACCTTACGGCCGAAAAGCTCGCACGCATACCGATCCCGCTGCCGCCGGTGAAGCAGCAGCGCGCCATCGCCGACTACCTCGACCGAGAGACCGCCCGCATCGATACGCTCATCGAGGAGCAGCAGACCCTTGTCAGACTCCTCGCTGAGCGCCGTGTTGCTGTCATGGCGGATCCATTCGGTCAGGCACATCCAACGGCGCCCCTTGGCGCGGTGCTTGAGGAACTGATCGATCACAGGGGAAAGACGCCTGGCAAGGTTGGGGACAAGACCGACGACTTCACCGATGAGGGCGTGCCTGTTGTTTCGGCCATTCACATTAAGAACGGACAGATCTCCTGGGATGAGCGTGAGCGGTTTGTGCCCTACTGGATGTTCGAGAAGTGGATGCCCGTTCGGCTGCGCACAGGGGATGTGCTGCTCACATCGGAAGCACCGCTGGGCAACGTTGCGCAGGTTCCCACAGACGCGCCTCTTGTCTTGAGTCAGCGTCTGTTCGCACTTCGGAGCCGTGAAGATATTCTGGACTCCACCTACCTCCGGTTCTTCCTTGAAAGTGACCGAGGTCAAGCGCTCTTGCGGGATGGAGCAAGCGGGTCCACCGTCTCGGGTATCCGGCAGTCGAGATTGGTGCAAGTTCCGGTGCCAGTCCCTCCAGTCGATGAGCAGCGCCGAGTTTCACAGCGGATCAGGGAGCAGATCACAAAGATCGACACACTCATGGCCGAAACCGCACGGTTCGTCGAGCTATCGAAGGAACGCCGCGCGGCGCTGATCACGGCCGCAGTGACTGGCCAGATCGACGTATGAGGAGCATGTGATGGCCGACCACAACGAGGTCGTCTTCGAGGCCGAGATCTGCGAGCACCTCGCGGCCCACGGGTGGCTCTATTCGGCAAATGACACGGGCTATGACCGTGAGCGGGCGTTGTTCCCCGAGGATCTGTTCGCGTGGCTGGAGGCGACCCAGAAGCTGGCGTACGAGAAGGCGTTAAAGGCGGCTGGGTCGCGGGTGAAATTCCTCGATGTGTTGAGCACGGCGCTCGATAAGCCGCTGGAACATGGCGGTGGGATACTGAGCATCCTGCGGAGCGGGGTGCGGTACGTCGGCGGTGGCCGATTGAAGATGGCGCAGTTCCGGCCCGAGACGACGCTGAACGCGACGACGAACGCCGAGTATGCGGCGATGCGGGTTCGAGTAATGCGACAGGTGCATTTCTCGACCGCTGACCAGCGCAGCATCGACCTGGTGTTCTTCGTCAACGGGCTCCCGGTCGCAACGGTGGAGCTGAAGACCGACTTCACCCAGTCGCTGGACGAGGCGGTCCAGCAGTACCGCAAGGACCGCAGCCCGCTGACGAAAGGTCGGCCGGAGCCGCTGCTGTCGTTCGGGCATCGGGCGTTGGTCCACTTCGCCGTCTCCAACGACCTGGCCGCGATGACCACCCGACTGGAGGGTGAGAAGACGCACTTCCTGCCGTTCAACACCG
It encodes:
- a CDS encoding restriction endonuclease subunit S, whose amino-acid sequence is MTGPLWTRLPDGWLTGQVRNVATVTLGKMLQSKDSGSDMPTPYMRAANVQPNGVLALDDVNEMWFSEAELEQLSIRAGDVVVVEGGQGGFGRAAYVENDLPGWGFQNSINRLRPIGDFDGRFIAFYLIALRASGYIRAYCNVVSMPHLTAEKLARIPIPLPPVKQQRAIADYLDRETARIDTLIEEQQTLVRLLAERRVAVMADPFGQAHPTAPLGAVLEELIDHRGKTPGKVGDKTDDFTDEGVPVVSAIHIKNGQISWDERERFVPYWMFEKWMPVRLRTGDVLLTSEAPLGNVAQVPTDAPLVLSQRLFALRSREDILDSTYLRFFLESDRGQALLRDGASGSTVSGIRQSRLVQVPVPVPPVDEQRRVSQRIREQITKIDTLMAETARFVELSKERRAALITAAVTGQIDV